The following are encoded together in the Mesoterricola sediminis genome:
- the rplP gene encoding 50S ribosomal protein L16, which translates to MLMPNKVKHRKVQKGRTRGVATRGNELSFGDYGLVATEHCWLTNRQIEAARIAMTRHIKRGGRIWIRIFPDRPTTSKPAETRMGSGKGAPDGWVAVIRPGRVLFEMEGVDEQVAKDALRLAQMKLSVATEFVSRTPPEE; encoded by the coding sequence ATGTTGATGCCCAACAAAGTCAAGCACCGCAAAGTCCAGAAGGGCCGCACCCGCGGCGTCGCGACGCGCGGCAACGAACTCTCCTTCGGCGATTACGGCCTGGTGGCCACCGAGCACTGCTGGCTGACCAACCGCCAGATCGAGGCCGCCCGTATCGCCATGACCCGCCACATCAAGCGCGGCGGCCGCATCTGGATCCGCATCTTCCCCGACCGGCCCACCACCAGCAAGCCGGCCGAGACCCGCATGGGTTCCGGCAAGGGTGCGCCCGATGGCTGGGTGGCCGTGATCCGTCCCGGCCGCGTCCTCTTCGAGATGGAGGGCGTGGATGAGCAGGTGGCCAAGGACGCCCTGCGCCTGGCCCAGATGAAGCTCTCCGTGGCCACCGAGTTCGTCTCCAGAACCCCCCCGGAAGAGTAG
- a CDS encoding glycosyltransferase: MSLRIVHVVAHGFLPPHDGGRLKAACLATALARCGDLHWVSLDDDHRARGAGAPPAGLDLPWGGSGTWHGFMGQSAKRRPFPRSVGGWLRAARAGVRLPLPWMPYSERHGEVQAALARLRPDLVVADETLLAPFAAFAPAKWRVVHTHNHDAALLAQEVFAAGGRGHQARAAARLVRIEREIFPRLDQVWGVREADLEAYRAGGVDGSKLFLAPNVIPDPCFLDGEAPLPPGRAVFFGSLWYPPNQDALAWLLDLWPPVAAALPGARLTLAGRGCPGALEARVRATPGLDLAGFVPDLASLLRASGVAVIPLRAGGGTKIKTLEAMAAGLPILATSVAAEGLGLRDGEHAVIRDEPEAFREALAAMLREPGAWRAMGLRARDLARERFSQAALDAAVGRAVDALRG; encoded by the coding sequence GTGAGCCTCCGGATCGTCCACGTCGTGGCCCACGGCTTCCTGCCGCCCCACGACGGCGGGCGGCTCAAGGCGGCCTGCCTCGCCACGGCCCTGGCCCGGTGCGGGGACCTGCACTGGGTGAGCCTGGACGACGACCACCGGGCCCGGGGGGCCGGGGCGCCCCCGGCGGGCCTGGACCTCCCCTGGGGCGGCAGCGGCACCTGGCACGGCTTCATGGGCCAGTCCGCCAAGCGCCGTCCCTTCCCGCGGAGCGTGGGCGGCTGGCTCCGGGCCGCCCGGGCCGGGGTCCGCCTTCCCCTGCCGTGGATGCCCTACTCCGAGCGCCACGGGGAGGTCCAGGCGGCCCTGGCCCGCCTCCGGCCCGACCTGGTGGTCGCGGACGAGACCCTCCTGGCCCCCTTCGCCGCCTTCGCCCCGGCGAAGTGGCGCGTCGTCCACACCCACAACCACGACGCCGCCCTCCTGGCCCAGGAGGTCTTCGCGGCCGGGGGGCGGGGACACCAGGCCCGCGCCGCGGCCCGCCTCGTGCGCATCGAGCGGGAGATCTTCCCCCGCCTGGACCAGGTCTGGGGCGTCCGGGAGGCGGACCTGGAGGCCTACCGCGCCGGAGGGGTGGACGGCTCGAAGCTCTTCCTGGCCCCCAACGTCATTCCCGACCCCTGCTTCCTGGACGGCGAGGCCCCCCTGCCGCCGGGACGGGCCGTCTTCTTCGGATCGCTCTGGTACCCGCCCAACCAGGACGCGCTGGCGTGGCTCCTGGACCTGTGGCCGCCGGTCGCGGCCGCGCTGCCCGGGGCGCGGCTGACCCTGGCCGGCAGGGGCTGTCCCGGGGCCCTGGAAGCGCGGGTCCGCGCCACGCCGGGCCTGGACCTGGCCGGCTTCGTGCCGGACCTGGCCAGCCTCCTCCGGGCGTCGGGGGTGGCGGTCATCCCCCTCCGGGCCGGGGGCGGCACCAAGATCAAGACCCTGGAGGCGATGGCCGCCGGCCTTCCCATCCTCGCGACTTCGGTGGCCGCGGAAGGGCTGGGGTTGCGGGACGGCGAGCACGCGGTGATCCGCGATGAGCCGGAGGCCTTCCGGGAGGCCCTGGCGGCCATGCTGCGGGAGCCCGGCGCCTGGCGCGCCATGGGCCTGCGGGCCCGGGACCTGGCCCGGGAGCGGTTCTCCCAGGCGGCCCTCGACGCGGCGGTGGGGCGCGCCGTGGACGCCCTGCGGGGCTGA
- the rpsQ gene encoding 30S ribosomal protein S17 yields the protein MSLEHKMIRSGVVVSNKADKTVVVKVERKFQHPLYSRTVKQTTKFMAHDENNTCQIGDVVKIVESRPLSKRKRWMVLEITQKAGE from the coding sequence ATGAGCCTAGAACACAAGATGATTCGCAGCGGCGTGGTGGTCTCCAACAAGGCCGACAAGACCGTGGTGGTGAAGGTGGAGCGCAAGTTCCAGCACCCCCTGTATAGCCGGACCGTCAAGCAGACCACCAAGTTCATGGCCCACGACGAGAACAACACCTGCCAGATCGGCGATGTGGTCAAGATCGTGGAGTCCCGTCCCCTTTCCAAGCGCAAGCGCTGGATGGTCCTCGAGATCACCCAGAAGGCTGGCGAGTAG
- the rplV gene encoding 50S ribosomal protein L22: MTTIVSSATLRHLRGSAQKARLVIDLIRGKKVGEAQWILTSTKKYAAGYIKKIVDSALANAIDKDPAVNPDELIVKACFVDEGFRMKRVRPAPMGRAYRVQKRTCHITVQLGREE, encoded by the coding sequence ATGACGACCATCGTTTCCAGCGCCACCCTGCGCCACCTCCGCGGCTCGGCCCAGAAGGCCCGGCTCGTGATCGACCTCATCCGCGGCAAGAAGGTCGGCGAGGCCCAGTGGATCCTCACCAGCACCAAGAAGTACGCCGCCGGCTACATCAAGAAGATCGTGGATTCCGCCCTGGCCAACGCCATCGACAAGGATCCCGCCGTCAACCCCGACGAGCTGATCGTCAAGGCCTGCTTCGTGGACGAGGGCTTCCGCATGAAGCGCGTCCGCCCCGCCCCCATGGGCCGGGCCTACCGCGTGCAGAAGCGCACCTGCCACATCACTGTCCAGCTGGGCCGGGAGGAGTAG
- the rpsJ gene encoding 30S ribosomal protein S10 — translation MKDNIRIRLRAFDHRLLDQSTREIVDTAKRTGAQVAGPIPLPTRTSKYTVNRSPHVDKKSRDQFEIRTHKRLLDILNPTQNTVDTLMRLDLPAGVDVEIKVFSRQGNR, via the coding sequence ATGAAAGACAATATTCGCATCCGTCTGCGAGCCTTCGACCACCGTCTGCTGGACCAGTCCACCCGTGAAATCGTGGACACCGCCAAGCGCACGGGGGCCCAGGTGGCGGGGCCGATCCCCCTCCCCACCCGGACGTCGAAGTACACCGTCAACCGCTCTCCCCACGTGGACAAGAAGAGCCGGGACCAGTTCGAGATCCGCACCCACAAGCGGCTCCTCGACATCCTGAACCCCACGCAGAACACCGTGGACACCCTCATGCGCCTGGACCTCCCGGCGGGTGTGGACGTCGAGATCAAGGTGTTCAGCCGTCAGGGCAACCGGTAA
- the rpsS gene encoding 30S ribosomal protein S19, which yields MARSLKKGPFIDGHLQKKVEAAQAVNDKRVIKTWSRRSTVVPQMIGLTIAVHNGNKFIPVYVTDNMVGHKLGEFSLTRTFRGHAGKSDAKAKGK from the coding sequence ATGGCACGTTCGCTCAAGAAGGGTCCGTTCATTGATGGCCACCTCCAGAAGAAGGTGGAGGCCGCCCAGGCCGTCAACGACAAGCGCGTGATCAAGACCTGGTCCCGCCGCTCCACCGTCGTTCCGCAGATGATCGGCCTCACCATCGCCGTGCACAACGGCAACAAGTTCATCCCTGTCTACGTCACCGACAACATGGTGGGCCACAAGCTCGGGGAGTTCAGCCTGACCCGCACCTTCAGGGGCCACGCCGGCAAGTCCGACGCCAAGGCCAAGGGGAAGTAA
- the rpsG gene encoding 30S ribosomal protein S7 yields MSRRSSPAKREILPDPIYNSLVVSKFINVLMERGKKSTAERILYGALEIVAKKSGEDALEAFQKALNNIKPSVEVKSRRVGGATYQVPVEVPQNRRQSLAMRWLKTYSAGRGERTMRDKLAGEILDAMNFRGSSVKKKDDVHKMAEANKAFAHFRW; encoded by the coding sequence ATGTCCCGTCGTTCCAGCCCAGCCAAGCGCGAGATCCTTCCCGATCCCATCTACAACAGCCTCGTCGTCTCCAAGTTCATCAACGTCCTGATGGAGCGCGGCAAGAAGTCCACCGCCGAGCGGATCCTCTACGGAGCGCTCGAGATCGTGGCCAAGAAGTCCGGCGAGGATGCCCTGGAGGCCTTCCAGAAGGCCCTGAACAACATCAAGCCCAGCGTCGAGGTCAAGTCCCGCCGCGTGGGCGGCGCCACCTACCAGGTCCCCGTGGAGGTTCCCCAGAACCGCCGCCAGTCCCTGGCCATGCGCTGGCTCAAGACGTACTCCGCCGGCCGCGGCGAGCGCACCATGCGCGACAAGCTCGCCGGCGAGATCCTGGACGCCATGAACTTCCGTGGCTCCTCCGTGAAGAAGAAGGACGACGTCCACAAGATGGCCGAGGCCAACAAGGCGTTCGCCCACTTCCGCTGGTAG
- the rplC gene encoding 50S ribosomal protein L3, producing the protein MTKGIIGKKLGMTQIFNEKGQIVPVTVIQAGPCVVVMRKTVARDGYEAVQVGFVDPQGGKRASKPEKGHCEKHGVAPVRVLRELKVDAASSLKEGDSILADQFEANTKVHVTGISKGKGFAGVMKRHHFKGGRATHGSMFHRAPGSIGGSSYPSRVWPGMRMGGHMGAEQVTVRNLEVARVDAENNLLLIKGAVPGPKGGYVVIKQEA; encoded by the coding sequence ATGACCAAAGGAATCATCGGCAAGAAGCTGGGGATGACCCAGATCTTCAACGAGAAGGGCCAGATCGTCCCCGTGACCGTCATCCAGGCGGGCCCCTGTGTCGTCGTGATGCGCAAGACCGTCGCCCGTGACGGCTACGAGGCCGTGCAGGTGGGCTTCGTGGATCCCCAGGGCGGCAAGCGCGCCTCCAAGCCCGAGAAGGGCCACTGCGAGAAGCACGGCGTGGCGCCTGTCCGCGTCCTGCGCGAGCTCAAGGTGGACGCCGCCTCCTCCCTGAAGGAAGGCGACTCCATCCTGGCCGACCAGTTCGAGGCCAACACCAAGGTGCACGTCACCGGCATCAGCAAGGGCAAGGGCTTCGCCGGCGTCATGAAGCGCCACCACTTCAAGGGCGGCCGCGCCACCCACGGCTCCATGTTCCACCGCGCCCCCGGCTCCATCGGCGGGTCCTCGTATCCCAGCCGCGTTTGGCCTGGCATGCGCATGGGCGGCCACATGGGCGCCGAGCAGGTCACCGTCCGCAATCTGGAAGTGGCCCGCGTGGACGCCGAGAACAACCTGCTGCTCATCAAAGGCGCCGTTCCCGGCCCCAAGGGCGGCTACGTCGTGATCAAGCAGGAGGCGTAA
- the rfaE2 gene encoding D-glycero-beta-D-manno-heptose 1-phosphate adenylyltransferase → MSSPARYFPDAAAFLQAHPDRPSTLCFTNGCFDLIHPGHVQYLEDARALGDFLVVGLNSDASVARLKGASRPLQDENARALVLLGLRSVDAVVRFDEDTPLDLITALQPDVLVKGGDYTPDTVVGRDVVEARGGRLVLIPFLPGHSTTTIVNRIRTGRGVLAD, encoded by the coding sequence ATGAGTTCACCCGCCCGCTACTTCCCGGATGCCGCCGCCTTCCTCCAGGCCCACCCCGATCGCCCCTCAACCCTCTGTTTCACCAATGGTTGCTTCGACCTGATCCACCCCGGCCACGTCCAGTACCTGGAGGACGCCCGGGCCCTGGGCGACTTCCTCGTGGTGGGCCTGAACAGCGACGCCTCCGTGGCCCGGCTCAAGGGGGCCTCCCGGCCCCTGCAGGACGAGAACGCCCGGGCCCTGGTGCTCCTGGGCCTGCGCAGCGTGGACGCCGTGGTGCGGTTCGACGAGGACACCCCGCTGGACCTCATCACCGCCCTCCAGCCCGATGTCCTGGTGAAGGGCGGCGACTACACGCCCGACACGGTGGTGGGACGCGACGTGGTGGAGGCCCGGGGCGGCCGGCTCGTCCTGATCCCCTTCCTTCCCGGCCACAGCACGACGACCATCGTCAACCGCATCCGCACCGGACGGGGCGTGCTCGCGGACTGA
- a CDS encoding FmdB family zinc ribbon protein — MPLYEYRCESCGEQEEKLEGFSAPTEHACEACGAPAGMKRQISRTAFNLAGGGWYAGGYSTAAPTPKADASPAPAAPKGCAGGCACHGGGN; from the coding sequence ATGCCCCTTTACGAATACCGCTGCGAATCCTGCGGCGAGCAGGAAGAAAAGCTTGAGGGCTTCTCTGCTCCCACTGAGCACGCCTGCGAGGCCTGCGGGGCCCCGGCCGGCATGAAGCGCCAGATCTCCCGCACGGCTTTCAACCTGGCTGGCGGTGGCTGGTACGCCGGCGGGTACAGCACCGCGGCGCCGACCCCCAAGGCCGACGCCTCTCCCGCCCCCGCGGCCCCCAAGGGCTGCGCCGGCGGCTGCGCCTGCCACGGCGGCGGCAACTGA
- a CDS encoding 50S ribosomal protein L23 — protein MTKIFEVIRKPLLTEKGQILREANIQVFEVATWATKHQIKEAAELLLQAKVKSIRTVSVPAKAKRLGRWMGTTGSMKKAYIELAEAAAEAAE, from the coding sequence ATGACCAAGATTTTCGAAGTGATCCGCAAGCCCCTCCTCACCGAGAAGGGCCAGATCCTCCGCGAGGCCAACATCCAGGTCTTCGAGGTGGCCACCTGGGCGACCAAGCACCAGATCAAGGAGGCCGCCGAGCTCCTGCTCCAGGCCAAGGTCAAGTCCATCCGCACCGTCTCGGTGCCGGCCAAGGCCAAGCGCCTGGGCCGCTGGATGGGCACCACCGGATCCATGAAGAAGGCCTACATCGAACTGGCTGAGGCCGCCGCCGAGGCCGCCGAGTAG
- the rpsL gene encoding 30S ribosomal protein S12, with protein sequence MPTINQLIRQGRSTFENKTKSPALDACPQKRGVCTRVFTTTPKKPNSALRKVARVRLTNGIECTTYIPGVGHNLQEHSIVLIRGGRVKDLPGVRYHVVRGTLDATGVAGRNQSRSKYGAKRPKAGAAAAKKK encoded by the coding sequence GTGCCAACCATCAATCAGCTGATCCGCCAGGGGCGGAGCACCTTCGAGAACAAGACCAAGAGCCCGGCGCTTGACGCCTGCCCGCAGAAGCGGGGCGTCTGCACCCGCGTCTTCACCACCACCCCGAAGAAGCCGAACTCGGCGCTCCGGAAGGTGGCCCGTGTGCGGCTCACCAACGGCATCGAGTGCACGACGTACATCCCGGGCGTCGGCCACAACCTGCAGGAGCACAGCATCGTGCTCATCCGCGGTGGCCGTGTGAAGGACCTCCCGGGCGTTCGCTACCACGTGGTCCGCGGCACCCTCGACGCCACTGGCGTCGCCGGCCGCAACCAGTCCCGTTCCAAGTACGGCGCGAAGCGGCCCAAGGCCGGCGCCGCCGCCGCGAAGAAGAAGTGA
- the fusA gene encoding elongation factor G: protein MARTTPLERYRNIGIMAHIDAGKTTTSERILYYTGKIHKIGEVHEGAATTDWMVQEQERGITITSAAITAAWTPQTGLLKGVEHRVNIIDTPGHVDFTAEVERSLRVLDGSVAVFCAVGGVEPQSETVWRQADKYGVPRLGFVNKMDRPGADFFRVCEMMRTRIKARPMPIQIPIGAEDHFKGVVDLVTMQALTFSEADKGFEVQYGEIPADLVETANEWREKMVEMVAETSEELMDKYLGGETLTEDEIRDGIRRGCISLAFTPMCCGSAFKNKGVQPLLDAVVSYMPSPLDVPAIQGVDGDGNPTERKASDEEPFSALIFKIMADPFVGSLAFIRVYSGVMAAGSGVWNASKGRRERIGRLLQMHANKREDIEEVRTGDIGAAVGFKDVLTGQTICDENHPVILESMDFPDPVIQVSIEPKTKADQEKMGVALSRLAQEDPTFKVKTDPETGQTIIAGMGELHLEIIVDRMMREFKVEANVGKPMVAYRETIRKRVEAEGKFVRQSGGRGQYGHVKIVVEPNEAGKGYEFINDIKGGVVPKEYIKPVDLGIQEAMNSGVLAGYPVVDVKITLYDGSYHEVDSNEMAFKIAGSMGFKNGCEKASPVLLEPIMSVEVVVPEDYMGDVIGNLNSRRGRIENMEDRAGVKVVTALVPLAEMFAYSTSLRGMTQGRGNYSMQFSHYDEAPRNVAEEVIAKVKGTK, encoded by the coding sequence GTGGCCCGCACGACCCCCCTCGAGCGCTACCGCAACATCGGCATCATGGCCCACATCGATGCCGGGAAGACGACGACGTCGGAGCGCATCCTCTACTACACCGGCAAGATCCACAAGATCGGCGAGGTTCACGAGGGCGCCGCCACCACCGACTGGATGGTCCAGGAGCAGGAGCGCGGCATCACCATCACCTCGGCCGCCATCACCGCCGCCTGGACGCCCCAGACCGGTCTGCTGAAGGGCGTCGAGCATCGCGTCAACATCATCGACACCCCCGGCCACGTGGACTTCACGGCCGAGGTCGAGCGCTCCCTGCGCGTGCTGGACGGCTCCGTGGCCGTCTTCTGCGCCGTGGGCGGCGTCGAGCCCCAGTCCGAGACCGTGTGGCGGCAGGCCGACAAGTACGGCGTGCCCCGCCTCGGCTTCGTCAACAAGATGGACCGCCCCGGCGCCGACTTCTTCCGCGTCTGCGAGATGATGCGCACCCGCATCAAGGCCCGGCCCATGCCCATCCAGATCCCCATCGGCGCCGAGGACCACTTCAAGGGCGTGGTCGACCTCGTCACCATGCAGGCCCTGACCTTCAGCGAGGCCGACAAGGGCTTCGAGGTCCAGTACGGCGAGATCCCCGCCGACCTCGTCGAGACCGCCAACGAGTGGCGCGAGAAGATGGTCGAGATGGTCGCCGAGACCTCCGAGGAGCTGATGGACAAGTACCTCGGCGGCGAGACGCTCACCGAGGACGAGATCCGCGACGGCATCCGCCGGGGCTGCATCAGCCTGGCCTTCACCCCCATGTGCTGCGGCTCGGCCTTCAAGAACAAGGGCGTCCAGCCCCTGCTCGACGCCGTCGTCAGCTACATGCCCAGCCCCCTCGACGTGCCCGCCATCCAGGGCGTGGACGGCGACGGCAACCCCACCGAGCGCAAGGCCTCCGACGAGGAGCCCTTCAGCGCCCTGATCTTCAAGATCATGGCCGATCCCTTCGTGGGCAGCCTGGCCTTCATCCGCGTCTACTCCGGCGTCATGGCCGCGGGTTCCGGCGTGTGGAACGCCAGCAAGGGCCGCCGCGAGCGCATCGGGCGCCTCCTGCAGATGCACGCCAACAAGCGCGAGGACATCGAGGAGGTCCGCACGGGCGACATCGGCGCCGCCGTGGGCTTCAAGGACGTCCTCACCGGCCAGACCATCTGCGACGAGAACCACCCCGTGATCCTGGAGTCCATGGACTTCCCCGATCCCGTCATCCAGGTGTCCATCGAGCCCAAGACCAAGGCTGACCAGGAGAAGATGGGCGTCGCCCTCTCCCGCCTGGCCCAGGAGGATCCCACCTTCAAGGTCAAGACCGATCCCGAGACCGGCCAGACCATCATCGCCGGCATGGGCGAGCTCCACCTGGAGATCATCGTCGACCGCATGATGCGCGAGTTCAAGGTCGAGGCCAACGTCGGCAAGCCCATGGTGGCCTACCGCGAGACCATCCGGAAGCGGGTGGAGGCCGAGGGCAAGTTCGTGCGTCAGTCCGGCGGTCGCGGCCAGTACGGCCACGTCAAGATCGTCGTCGAGCCCAACGAGGCCGGCAAGGGCTACGAGTTCATCAACGACATCAAGGGCGGCGTGGTTCCCAAGGAATACATCAAGCCCGTCGACCTCGGCATCCAGGAGGCCATGAACTCCGGCGTGCTGGCCGGCTACCCCGTGGTGGACGTCAAGATCACCCTCTACGACGGCAGCTACCACGAGGTGGACTCCAACGAAATGGCGTTCAAGATCGCCGGCTCCATGGGCTTCAAGAACGGGTGCGAGAAGGCCAGCCCCGTGCTCCTCGAGCCCATCATGAGCGTCGAGGTCGTCGTCCCCGAGGACTACATGGGCGACGTCATCGGCAACCTGAACAGCCGCCGCGGGCGCATCGAGAACATGGAAGACCGGGCCGGCGTCAAGGTCGTCACCGCCCTGGTGCCCCTGGCCGAGATGTTCGCCTACTCCACCAGCCTCCGCGGCATGACCCAGGGCCGCGGCAACTACAGCATGCAGTTCAGCCACTACGATGAGGCTCCCCGGAACGTCGCCGAAGAGGTGATCGCGAAGGTCAAGGGCACCAAGTAG
- the rpmC gene encoding 50S ribosomal protein L29 translates to MNKKNPFSELAAKSIEELAQLEADLAAKRFTLRFQHAVGQVENTAEIRKTRRELARVKTALKTKLAQ, encoded by the coding sequence ATGAACAAGAAGAATCCTTTCAGCGAACTGGCCGCCAAGAGCATCGAGGAGCTGGCGCAGCTGGAGGCCGATCTGGCCGCCAAGCGTTTCACCCTCCGCTTCCAGCACGCCGTGGGTCAGGTGGAGAACACCGCCGAGATCCGCAAGACCCGCCGCGAACTCGCCCGGGTCAAGACCGCCCTCAAGACCAAGCTGGCCCAGTGA
- the rplB gene encoding 50S ribosomal protein L2 → MSIKLLKPTTPGQRGMSKQGFEEITTSKPERSLIAKINRTGGRSNTGRITTRHIGGGHKRRYRVIDFKRNKADVPARVATIEYDPNRTARIALLVYADGEKRYILAPDGLEVGRTVLSGKNADILVGNALPLKNIPLGTEVHNIELKPGKGGQIARAAGTFAQLVAKDSEYAQLRMPSGEIRKIHLECAATIGKVGNLQHENVSLGKAGRKIWLGIRPTVRGVVMNPVDHPHGGGEGRTSGGRHPVTPWGQPTRGHKTRTNKRTTKFIVKRIN, encoded by the coding sequence ATGAGCATCAAGCTGCTCAAGCCCACGACCCCCGGTCAGCGCGGCATGTCGAAGCAGGGCTTCGAGGAGATCACCACCTCGAAGCCTGAGCGTTCCCTGATCGCCAAGATCAACCGCACCGGTGGCCGCTCCAACACGGGCCGCATCACCACCCGCCACATCGGCGGCGGCCACAAGCGCCGCTACCGCGTGATCGACTTCAAGCGGAACAAGGCCGACGTCCCGGCCCGGGTCGCCACCATCGAATACGACCCCAACCGCACCGCCCGCATCGCGCTGCTGGTCTACGCCGACGGCGAGAAGCGCTACATCCTGGCCCCCGATGGCCTGGAAGTGGGCCGCACCGTCCTGAGCGGGAAGAACGCCGACATCCTGGTCGGCAACGCCCTGCCCCTGAAGAACATCCCCCTGGGCACCGAAGTCCACAACATCGAGCTGAAGCCCGGCAAGGGCGGCCAGATCGCCCGCGCCGCCGGCACCTTCGCCCAGCTCGTGGCCAAGGACTCCGAATACGCCCAGCTCCGCATGCCCTCCGGCGAGATCCGCAAGATCCACCTGGAGTGCGCCGCCACCATCGGCAAGGTGGGCAACCTCCAGCACGAGAACGTGTCCCTGGGCAAGGCCGGCCGCAAGATCTGGCTGGGCATCCGCCCGACCGTTCGTGGTGTGGTCATGAACCCGGTCGATCACCCCCACGGCGGCGGCGAAGGCCGCACGTCCGGTGGCCGTCACCCTGTGACGCCCTGGGGCCAGCCGACCCGTGGCCACAAGACGCGCACCAACAAGCGCACGACCAAGTTCATCGTCAAGCGGATCAACTAG
- the rpsC gene encoding 30S ribosomal protein S3: protein MGQKVHPYGFRVVHTKGWHSKWFSKREYATLLHEDLKLRKELKKQLHGLNAMVSKIDIERAADKVTVRIFTARPGIVIGRKGAEIDKLREELQAKLKRPVSVDIQEIKKPEIDAQLVAEGVAQQLERRIAFRRAMRKAEEAAIRFGAKGFKIKVSGRLNGAEIARTEDYLSGQMPLQTIRANVDYGFAEANTTYGIIGVKVWVNLPDAPVETVKR from the coding sequence ATGGGTCAGAAAGTCCATCCGTACGGCTTCCGCGTTGTCCACACCAAGGGCTGGCACTCCAAGTGGTTCAGCAAGCGTGAGTACGCCACGCTTCTCCACGAGGACCTCAAGCTCCGCAAGGAGCTGAAGAAGCAGCTCCACGGCCTCAACGCCATGGTCTCCAAGATCGACATCGAGCGCGCCGCCGACAAGGTCACGGTCCGCATCTTCACCGCCCGCCCCGGCATCGTCATCGGCCGCAAGGGCGCCGAGATCGACAAGCTGCGCGAGGAGCTCCAGGCCAAGCTGAAGCGTCCCGTCAGCGTCGACATCCAGGAGATCAAGAAGCCCGAGATCGACGCCCAGCTCGTCGCCGAGGGCGTCGCCCAGCAGCTCGAGCGTCGCATCGCCTTCCGCCGCGCCATGCGCAAGGCGGAAGAAGCCGCGATCCGCTTCGGCGCCAAGGGCTTCAAGATCAAGGTCTCCGGCCGCCTGAACGGCGCCGAGATCGCCCGGACCGAGGATTACCTCTCCGGCCAGATGCCCCTGCAGACGATCCGGGCCAACGTTGACTACGGTTTCGCCGAAGCCAACACCACCTACGGCATCATCGGCGTCAAGGTGTGGGTGAACCTGCCCGACGCCCCCGTCGAAACCGTGAAGCGTTGA
- the rplN gene encoding 50S ribosomal protein L14: MIQMGSMLTVADNSGAKKICCILPLGGGVGKTAQLGDVITASVKEAIPGGTVKKKAVVQAVIVRQRKAYRRKDGSYIRFDENAAVIIKKDGEPVGTRVFGPVARELRERKYMKIVSLAPEVL, translated from the coding sequence ATGATTCAGATGGGATCCATGCTCACCGTCGCCGACAATTCCGGCGCGAAGAAGATCTGCTGCATCCTGCCCCTCGGCGGCGGCGTCGGCAAGACCGCCCAGCTGGGCGACGTGATCACCGCGTCCGTGAAGGAAGCCATCCCCGGCGGCACCGTCAAGAAGAAGGCTGTTGTCCAGGCGGTCATCGTCCGCCAGCGGAAGGCCTACCGCCGCAAGGACGGTTCCTACATCCGCTTCGACGAGAACGCGGCCGTCATCATCAAGAAGGACGGCGAGCCGGTCGGCACCCGCGTGTTCGGCCCCGTCGCCCGCGAGCTCCGCGAGCGGAAGTACATGAAGATCGTTTCCCTCGCCCCTGAGGTGCTCTAA
- the rplD gene encoding 50S ribosomal protein L4, giving the protein MATFNHPVVNLENKAAGSVELLAEVFKLEEVNNHLIWEAVRHHLARRRAGTAKTKDKSEVSGSGRKLWKQKGTGRARVGSIRSTLWKGGGTAHGPNPRCFDYAFPKRARRAALRNALSVKFASGQVLVVEDWTVDSHKTKALIATLGKIGVSGSALLVGTSEKAAMAAANNPKLATIESLGVNVYDLLKYDQVVFSKEAILALQEVVKP; this is encoded by the coding sequence ATGGCGACCTTCAATCATCCCGTCGTCAACCTCGAGAACAAGGCCGCCGGCAGCGTCGAGCTCCTGGCCGAGGTCTTCAAGCTCGAGGAGGTCAACAACCACCTGATCTGGGAAGCCGTCCGCCACCACCTGGCCCGCCGCCGCGCCGGCACCGCCAAGACCAAGGACAAGTCCGAGGTTTCCGGCTCCGGTCGCAAGCTGTGGAAGCAGAAGGGCACCGGCCGCGCCCGCGTCGGCTCCATCCGTTCCACCCTGTGGAAGGGCGGCGGCACGGCCCACGGCCCGAACCCCCGCTGCTTCGACTACGCGTTCCCCAAGCGGGCCCGTCGCGCCGCCCTGCGCAACGCCCTCTCCGTCAAGTTCGCCTCCGGCCAGGTCCTGGTCGTCGAGGACTGGACGGTGGACTCCCACAAGACCAAGGCCCTGATCGCCACGCTCGGCAAGATCGGCGTGAGCGGCTCCGCCCTCCTGGTGGGGACCTCCGAGAAGGCCGCCATGGCCGCCGCCAACAACCCCAAGCTCGCCACCATCGAGAGCCTGGGCGTCAACGTCTATGACCTTCTGAAGTACGACCAGGTCGTCTTCTCCAAGGAAGCGATCCTGGCCCTCCAGGAAGTGGTGAAGCCATGA